The Engraulis encrasicolus isolate BLACKSEA-1 chromosome 24, IST_EnEncr_1.0, whole genome shotgun sequence DNA window tggcccacataaaccattaatgtatagcgtgacaagacttgaacatgaaatttggtgtgtcacaggaatatgagttagcccaggccaatgaaacggctcacacatgtgcaacacaATACAGtttgtgcaggcacatttgaactaactcaccatatatgatgggaaagagaaaTTTAAAAATGAGTATTAAGGGCATGCACATACAATTTCGGTCCTTTTTTTTTCAATagatattgagttcggcccacgactACGTTCCAGACTTTGATTTTGgacctcagtcaatttgagttttacACCCCTGATAAAAAAGGATAAGACATCTTATTCATTATcagacagtacattacattacatttagctgacgcttctaTCCAAACCAatgtacagatattacagggtattggttacagtccccgaagcagtgtgaggttaggtgccttgctaaagagcacttcagccacggTGAGAGGTGGGGTATGGTATGGGTGGGGATTTAACCTGCAACCCTGTtatctagagtccaactccctaaccataacACCACGACTGCCCCAGACAATATATCCAGCAATTGGACAAGTTAAGAAAAATACAGTTATTTACACCGGCTCCGGTATCGAGCCTGGCTCCCCAACATCACGGGACAGGGCACTAGCCCATTGACCCACGCTGCCCCCACATTTTGCACTGTTACTTTCACACTTAAGGagataatacagtaggcctatacaaaagaCTACAGAGTGTTAATTCGACTCTTCCATAAGTGTTACGTACGCCTACAAAGTTAAATGTAACCACTCGTCTCTTGGCTGCATTTGGTCTTACTAGATTTTGTTATCATGAACATTTTCTGTGTAGGAGAATGTATGCAAGGTGCATTGATTTCAAAATATCCAAAATTCTGGTgcagtggcagtggtgttggaAACAGTCATGGCAAGCCTATGAAACACATTACCACAAGTGGATAATGTGGACTTAATGTGGACCATTGTAACTCTTTTATTGCAATGATCCAGTGAAATACATTAAAGAAATCAATCGATGAAACACATAATACAGTAAGTCAGTCAAGCAAGCAGGCGTGTGGGTTCGCATCCAAATTGCTCTGCAGTAATCGCCTCAGACCCGCGTGTCAGTATCTACGGCTCTGCCATGTGTGGAACTCTGCTGCCCTCTACAGGTTGACAATACAACTGCACCTTCCATCGCTTTCAACATCACATTCAATTGAACTGCAAATGAACTGACTGATCTAAGTGGGTCAAGCacttgaaaaagaagaaaaacataaTCATTCATAGCGGAAATTTTAAACAGTTTAATTTTCAGTTTGTGTAAGTATGAGCCTTCTCGATAAAACATGAATAATTGAATGcaaatttgattttgtttgatCATGACCTTGACTGCAATGGTAATGAATGACTCTTGTAATTGCATTCCATTTTTCTGCCTTGATTTTGCTTTTGAACTAAATGCGGCATATGCATACAATATCCATACATAATGCACTCTATGCTAGGCAGAGACAAACGCTGTGTGCGAAATGCTGCACGTGTGCACTTCTGGCACAATGTTTCATTgcatagggcgctcacgctgaaaattcaATGCAATGAAAGTCCAAACTTTCCATCGACACTgcgcactgaagacctcagtgcactgtgtgcactatgcactaaataTCAGTGCACTGAGCCATTCGAGACGCAGTGAAAAGTGCCCATAGTAGCCCTTAGCCCTGGTCCCAGAGACGTTGGTTACCTTGGCAAAGAAGTAGGAGGTCACAGAGTACATGCCATCCTCCAGCTCATGGTAGAGCATGGCCCGCTCAGTATGGCCTACAGATGgggacgcacaaacacaggcattgtTACAGACGGAACTAAGTGACATTCAcaatttagatttagattttgtTGAGACATCAATAAAATATTTAGATGTAGATTTAAGAGATAAATTCTGGACGTAAACAAAGATGTGTTAGATTCAGGATCCAAAAGCAAGTTACTGTATGTTCAGAAGTTTCTGCTACTAAAGTCTGACTTTACAGGTGCACTTAGTGGAGGATGTTAAATAGGAGCGTAAgatttgtaaaaaaataataataataataattatatatatatatatatatatatatatatatatatatatatatataagttatAGGACATCACCCTTTGGGAATTAAAATCTAAAATCTCGGGAGTTGTTCATGTAGTCTAgcaagccaagtgtgtgtgtgtgtgtgtgtgtgtgtctgtgtctgtctgtgagtgtgtgtgtgtgtgtgtgtgtgtgtgtgtgtgtgtgtgtgtgtgtgtgtgtgtgtgtgtgtgtgtgtgtgtgtgtgtgtgtgtgtgtgcgcgtgcacgtgtgtattcAGTTCTCACATTTGGCTATGACGTCCAGCACCACAGCGAAGGGCGTGAGCGCTCCGATCATGTAGAGCAGCGCCACCATGTCCTGTACGGACAGCTTCGTAGGCCCCGCCCCGTAGTACAGGAAGCCAATCAGGAGGGACATGAGCAGGGCCTCCAGCCCGTGCACCAATAGCGTCACCAGGTCACGGTAGTCGTTGTACACCTGTCGCCTGGCAACacagaggaagtgaagaggagaTGTGAAGGTGTTTGTCTGATCACAtggtcaccagtgttgccagatgtaggataattatcgtatttgtaccataatgttGTCccctgtacgatcaaaaaaacatgatgtccgataatttcagagttgttttagagttcatttagatgccttgaaacactTGGACTGCTCCACCTGGGCTTCTTAAGTAGAATGCGCAGCCCATCATTATATGCAacttcatcgactttcaaatctctttgagacttggtctgaccaagagcataacaatcaacgtttcccaaactgcatggttgatccacctccttaggtttgctactggttgactggtttccgacatggtgggtggagtttccaatttttcgggagatcagaaacaatatttacaatgctcttggcctgactagaagcaacacaggaagtgttgtgtcactaggagggtgtggcctggctaacaCATAGGTGATTCCCTACCTGAAGAGGATGGTGAACTGATGCAGTCGCCCCGGTAACCGGTCTCTCCTCTTAGACATAGTGATGACCTCCTCCTTTGAACCTGGCAGAGAGCTGAGCCAATCAAAAGGGAGAAATCTGGTCAGGTGACATGGGCAGCTTCTTAATCATGCTCTAAAACCATCACAtgcattttgttcataataactCAGAGTTCCAAACTAGAGGCACCTAAAGACAATAACCGACAATCCTTTTATAGTTGTTAAAATATACATGCCACCTTACTCTTGTGACtatgaaaaaatatttatttcAAATTTTGAGAAAAATGATTGATTTAAAACCAGTGCACATTCATATCATTATTCTGGTTTCATATTCATATTTGAACATGGATAGAGACTCCACCTCTGCCAGAGTGAAATTTACTCTATTTGACAGTATATCATAGCAAGGTCAACATATAGTATATGGTGTTACATGCTGTTACATACGTATGTTGTTAAACAAAATATGTTTAATATGGACCTTATTCATCAAAACAGGCACAGTAAAAATCAAGTGTAACCAAAGTGTGTTCACCTGGGGGTAGATGGAGTGGAGTTGTTAGTGGTGGAGGAGTTTATGCCAGTGGTCTCCTGGGTCTTCCACATGAAGTCATCGGTACCGCTCACCTTCTCCACAAACTGGGCCGCCAGAATCCGGGCCCGGTCCAGACACTCTGCCTCCTTCTCTACGCTGCGCCGGTCAATGCTGATCAGATCCACTATGGGTCCAGAATAGTACAAATGAGGGTGCGGTCAGGCCAACACAGCACCGTGCTGTTGCCCGTTCCCACTCCTAGGTAATCTCGAACCACAGTGAGCATTCGAGAACCAGAAAGTTGGGTTGCAATGTGAAccgaaaaatatatatttttctctgtgaaccatgacgacaatgtggacgtcagcaggttcatccgagtAAGAAAGGGTCACATACAGAAAAGTTTCAAGCCCGGTATGAATGCAAGAGGTTTGTAAGTAAGCGCTTTGGTTCCGAACATAActggtgtgggaacgggcaccggcactgtTATGGAAACAGTATGAGTGGACATGTGAGCAATAGAATAGTAGTACCGTAGAAACACTTTATTTATCATGAAGGAAATTaaacccttagcacagagcctctggTAAAACCTTATTGTACGCTCgtcaacgggcccatctgcagtaagaggctatgttgCGAAATCAGATGTACTGCGCTGAGAGGTGAGTGAATGTTGTTGTTTGCTGTCTCACCATAGTAGTCTGAGGGGTTGCAGTAGCGCGGGCAGGGGTGTCCCAGGGCCGTGAAGTAGGACACCATGTCCTGGGCCGGCCCGCAGTACACGGGAGAGCCGGccgccagcagcaccaccaggtCAAACAGCTGGAAGATGTCCGAACGCGGCTGGTGGACCGAGAGCAGCACCAGCCGGTTCCCCTGGGCCAGCCGGGACAGCGTGATCACCAGGTTGTGGGCCGTGAAGCTGTCCAGACCCGATGTGGGCTCGTCCAGAATCAAGATACCTGAGGGGGCAGACAGGCAAATTGCCACTGTGTAGCTGtagcacatttcaaacacagaGGCAAttcaggtcaaggtcaaggtcaaggtcaacgtAAACATTATCATCCtccagggggaaactcaagtggtcaacattttaCATCTCCGCAAGACATATAAACATATATGCAATAGACATTAGTAGACATCTAATACATTAGCCACATTCACTGTGATTACACACCAGGAGTGAAATTAAATTGATCAGTGGTACTAGCCTAGGTAATGCAAGCCTGACTAAGTCCAAACAGTACAATAATTGTGCAGGGGATGGAGAGGTGGGTGTAATGGAGGCACATATGATGGTGGGGGCGACAATGAATGGTCATTATAATTCATTCCTGCATACTATTAAGGAAGATACACTTTGTTAACACTTTGTCTTAAGTTGTGATGATTCAAATatagcttacaatagtaaaaatataGGCCATGCCACATGTTATATGCCATGTTACATGACTTATGTGTGATGTTGCAGTGAAGGTACATCAATTCAGAGCATCCAGACTATTTGCATGAAAGCATAACATCCTTGTTCATACTGTAAGTTGAATTTATTACATggttgtaaatgtgtgtacatctgtATGAAATTCTGCATTGCATACATTTTCTTTGTTCACATAATCATATTTCCGAACATGGTTAAGAGCATCGGTGTCTTACCCGGGTTCCAAAGAAGCTGCACTGCAATGCtgaccctcctcctctctcccccggaCACGCCCCTCACATAGTCATTTCCCACCCGCGTGTTCGCACACTGCCGCAGACGCAGCTCGGCTATGACATCATCAACCTGCGACACATGAGCAGACCAACTTGCGATCAGTtgcactagggctgggcaatatgacgatatatatagttatcgtgaaattaaagtgtatatcgtgacctttctcctatatcgtttatatcatgATAGTAATTTTGATCAATTTtgtacaattgaatatcatttaattacatttcatgttgtcacaatacacactataagttaatgtaactgtaaaaataagaataaaactatccattttaaagaaaggttgttttgcgacatgaaaaaataaagagcaaataaatagAATAACTAAAAACGTATGcaattgtgctatattgtgatatatatcgttatcgtaatataaagtaatccatattccccccccacccccaccccctgtgcTTGGggcctcatgatgacatcacaagaGTAGGACAGGGAATACTGGAAAGGAAATAAATAAGTaggggggtacagagagagacaggacattAGTGAGGCTGAAAAATGACCAATGCCAGATTCAAAGCTAGGTCTCTCAAACAATTACCCATTAAGGCCCTTTAACCAATACAACACGAATCAGCACATATCATGCAAATAGgaatggggggctggggggggggggacactgaCAAAACCTAATGCATTTTTGTTAGTAACAATTATTAGTATAGCTAGTAGATCCTTAACAGACACGTCCTGCCCCTtggacgttgtaatagtcactgaaaaatctCTACTAGTACTTCaatcaccactatgacagtgcacagggcctttagtaatacattacgactttgtcattgccattctggtgtcGCTAATCTATAACAagggtagtgtcttaaggggtttttAATATAGTTATTGCACTATTTGTACTCACTCTCTGGTCGCGCTGCTTCTGTGAGTAGTGTGCGGGCAGCCGCAGTTTGGCGACGAAGGAGAGGGTCTCTCGGACGGTGAGGTGTGGCAGCAGCCGGTCGTCCTGCCGCACGTGGGCAATGTTCTTGCGCACCAGCGAGGCCGTGCACGGCACCCCGTTGATCAGCACCTGACCCGACGCCATGCTGCCGCCCTCGTCCCTGCAAGTGATGATGTCCAGCAGGGACGTCTTGCCACAGCCTGAGAAGGAGATTGGTAAGACGTTAATAACACACTTTTttctgaaatatatatttttaggcttTTTTCAAGCTTATTTTCatagtgacagtgaagagatgacaggaaacggttgggagagagagagagagagagagagagagagagagagagagagagagagagagagagagagacagcgagagagagatggaaggaggttCAGGAAAACGGCCAAGTCCTTGACGTAACAATTTGGTGCGCTAACGCTTCGATGGATATACCATCTTCCGAGTCCAttcatactctacctttaagtgTGATGCAGTTGTACGAACACACTGACTGCAACAAGAACGACAACGggggcggaagtaattgactttgtaacaCAGGGACCTTGTGTTGCTTTTGTCTATTTTGTTGTGTTCACACAGTTACAGGGAGAGGTGTGAGTGTTCTACAGTGTATCATCCAAACTCATCAATTTCTGACTTGCTTTCACCAAACTGGAATttatgcccttggagtcaaaatgtgacgtgcacctcaaaggcgcccccttgtggcagcataacttcactgaggGTTAGGGTCACATAGTCAATAGTCAACATTCAACCTGGCAGGTACTATCAACATTAAAAAACGCAGTCTGGTCGATGGTAATCAGAAATGGACAAGTTCGGATAATACACTGTAgccaacacacacttacacctgtGTCTCTGTTACTGTGTgaacacaccaaaagagacaaaagctacaCTACGTCGCTGGACTGTTTTCATAGCATGAAATGGATGAGACTGTTGGCATGGTGACGTACCTGAGCTGCCGATGACGGCCAGCATCTGCCCGCTGTGCACCCGCAGGTTGAGGCCCTGGATGGCCACCTGCTTATCGCCCTGAATCTCCCACGGCAACTTGAACTCCGACAGCTTCTCATACCAGGGGATCTGGGCTGCAGTGTCCACCTGTCCAcatcacaacacatacacacacacacacacaaacacacatatgaacacatacacacacacgcacacacacacattacaacaaacaaacaaacacacacactaacacacacacacacacacacacactcacacacactcactcacgtcacACTGACTGTACcaacgcacactcacgcacactgaaTGAGAGTCAATATGTACGTTTTAAGATATGTGTGATGCTCTACTGTATGGCGTCTAGATG harbors:
- the abcg8 gene encoding ATP-binding cassette sub-family G member 8, coding for MADGDSVFVKDSEGHGSSPAAFKTGHDTRLFSSAEEDSSLYFTYSGGQNKLEVVNLHYEVDTAAQIPWYEKLSEFKLPWEIQGDKQVAIQGLNLRVHSGQMLAVIGSSGCGKTSLLDIITCRDEGGSMASGQVLINGVPCTASLVRKNIAHVRQDDRLLPHLTVRETLSFVAKLRLPAHYSQKQRDQRVDDVIAELRLRQCANTRVGNDYVRGVSGGERRRVSIAVQLLWNPGILILDEPTSGLDSFTAHNLVITLSRLAQGNRLVLLSVHQPRSDIFQLFDLVVLLAAGSPVYCGPAQDMVSYFTALGHPCPRYCNPSDYYVDLISIDRRSVEKEAECLDRARILAAQFVEKVSGTDDFMWKTQETTGINSSTTNNSTPSTPSSLPGSKEEVITMSKRRDRLPGRLHQFTILFRRQVYNDYRDLVTLLVHGLEALLMSLLIGFLYYGAGPTKLSVQDMVALLYMIGALTPFAVVLDVIAKCHTERAMLYHELEDGMYSVTSYFFAKILGELPEHCVFTLVYGVPIYWLSGMNEAPDRFFLNFLLIWLMVYCSRNMALFVAAALPTLQTSAFMGNACFTVFYLTGGFVISLENMWLMASWFSHVSFMRWGFDGMLQVQFRGLRIPVSIGNFTFTVDGIHVVEAMHMNQYPLYSCYMVLVAVCIVFMLLYYLALKFIKQKSSQDW